Proteins encoded in a region of the Streptomyces sp. PCS3-D2 genome:
- a CDS encoding SDR family oxidoreductase: MDGNTVALVTGGSRGIGAAVAVRLAQEGADVAITYVRDAGAAAGVVKAVEALGRRAVALRADAGDAAEVANAVGETVRRFGRLDVLVNNAGVGLVGPMEEVGPADVDRVLGVNVRGAFLAARAAAGCMREGGRIITIGSCMAQRVPGPGGVLYAMSKAATIGLTKALARELGGRGITANVVHPGPVDTDMNPADGPYAGPQAAMTALGRFGRAEEVADVVAFLAGPGAGYVTGAEFAVDGGHAA; this comes from the coding sequence ATGGACGGGAACACGGTGGCGCTGGTGACCGGGGGGAGCCGGGGCATCGGCGCGGCGGTCGCGGTGCGGCTGGCGCAGGAGGGAGCGGACGTGGCGATCACCTACGTCCGCGATGCCGGGGCCGCGGCCGGGGTGGTCAAGGCGGTGGAGGCGCTCGGGCGGCGGGCCGTCGCGCTGCGTGCGGACGCGGGGGACGCGGCGGAGGTCGCGAACGCGGTCGGAGAGACCGTACGGCGGTTCGGGCGGCTCGACGTGCTCGTCAACAACGCCGGGGTGGGTCTGGTCGGCCCCATGGAGGAGGTCGGGCCGGCCGACGTCGACCGGGTGCTCGGCGTCAATGTGCGGGGCGCGTTCCTCGCGGCCCGGGCCGCCGCCGGGTGTATGCGGGAGGGCGGACGGATCATCACCATCGGCAGCTGCATGGCGCAGCGGGTGCCCGGGCCGGGCGGAGTGCTGTACGCGATGAGCAAGGCCGCGACGATCGGACTGACCAAGGCCCTGGCCCGGGAGCTCGGCGGACGCGGGATCACCGCGAACGTGGTGCATCCGGGGCCCGTCGACACCGACATGAACCCGGCCGACGGGCCGTACGCGGGCCCGCAGGCGGCCATGACGGCACTGGGCCGGTTCGGGCGGGCCGAGGAGGTCGCGGACGTGGTGGCGTTCCTCGCCGGGCCGGGGGCGGGCTACGTCACGGGGGCGGAGTTCGCGGTCGACGGCGGCCACGCCGCGTAG
- a CDS encoding GNAT family N-acetyltransferase, producing the protein MGRAAVRALVERLAAVPSCREVRLSYHPDNAPAARLYAELGFRPTGAFEDEEVVAALVL; encoded by the coding sequence GTGGGACGGGCCGCGGTGCGCGCCCTGGTCGAGCGGCTCGCCGCGGTGCCGTCCTGCCGGGAGGTACGGCTCTCGTACCACCCGGACAACGCGCCCGCCGCGCGCCTCTACGCGGAGCTCGGCTTCAGGCCCACCGGCGCGTTCGAGGACGAGGAAGTCGTGGCCGCGCTGGTGCTCTGA
- a CDS encoding IclR family transcriptional regulator, with translation MPTSSASTTDASSKTPAASGGVQSLERAFDLLERMADAGGEVGLSELSAASGLPLPTIHRLMRTLVACGYVRQQPNRRYSLGPRLIRLGESASRLLGTWARPYLARLVEETGETANMALLDGDEIVYVAQVPSKHSMRMFTEVGRRVLPHSTGVGKALLAYTPADEVRALLARTGMPAATEKTITTPEGFLEALEQVRKVGYAVDDNEQEIGVRCLAVSVPNSPTAAAISISGPAGRVTEAVTEAFVPVLQNVAAELSVALANQSPA, from the coding sequence GTGCCGACGTCCAGCGCCAGCACCACCGACGCTTCCTCGAAGACCCCTGCCGCCAGCGGTGGCGTCCAGTCCCTTGAGCGCGCCTTCGACCTGCTCGAACGGATGGCCGACGCCGGGGGCGAGGTCGGCCTCAGCGAGCTGTCGGCCGCCAGCGGTCTGCCCCTGCCCACGATCCACCGCCTGATGCGCACCCTCGTGGCGTGCGGGTACGTACGCCAGCAGCCCAATCGACGGTACTCCCTCGGCCCCCGCCTGATCCGCCTCGGCGAGTCCGCGTCGCGCCTCCTGGGCACCTGGGCCCGCCCCTACCTCGCCCGTCTGGTCGAGGAGACCGGCGAGACGGCGAACATGGCCCTGCTCGACGGGGACGAGATCGTCTACGTCGCCCAGGTGCCGTCCAAGCACTCGATGCGCATGTTCACCGAGGTCGGCCGCCGGGTGCTGCCGCACTCCACGGGCGTGGGCAAGGCCCTCCTCGCCTACACCCCCGCCGACGAGGTACGCGCCCTCCTGGCCCGCACCGGCATGCCGGCGGCGACCGAGAAGACCATCACCACGCCCGAGGGCTTCCTGGAGGCGCTGGAGCAGGTCCGCAAGGTCGGCTACGCGGTCGACGACAACGAGCAGGAGATAGGAGTCCGCTGCCTGGCCGTGTCGGTGCCGAACTCGCCGACCGCCGCCGCGATCTCCATCTCCGGTCCGGCTGGCCGCGTCACCGAGGCCGTGACCGAGGCCTTCGTCCCGGTCCTCCAGAACGTCGCCGCCGAGCTGTCGGTGGCGCTGGCCAACCAGAGCCCGGCATAA
- a CDS encoding ABC transporter ATP-binding protein produces the protein MTLLVHDVTLTYPDGESRLTALDAVGLEVPAGTLTAVIGPSGSGKSSLLAVAATLVTPDRGRVVVAGEDTTRLGPAEKSALRREKIGIVFQQPNLLASLTAAEQLQVMAHVAGRPTKALRRRALELLDAVGLADKADKRPHQLSGGQRQRINIARALMNEPAVLLVDEPTSALDHERGAAVLDLLVTLTRERSTATVLVTHDHAHLDRMDRTATMTDGRLAVGHQDPVAAP, from the coding sequence ATGACCCTCCTCGTCCACGACGTCACGCTCACCTACCCCGACGGCGAGAGCCGGCTCACCGCCCTCGACGCGGTGGGGCTGGAGGTTCCCGCCGGCACCCTCACGGCGGTGATCGGACCTTCCGGCTCCGGGAAGTCCTCCCTGCTCGCGGTCGCCGCCACCCTCGTCACCCCGGACCGGGGGCGGGTCGTCGTCGCGGGCGAGGACACCACCCGGCTGGGCCCCGCCGAGAAGTCGGCCCTGCGCCGGGAGAAGATCGGCATCGTCTTCCAGCAGCCGAACCTGCTGGCCTCGCTGACGGCCGCCGAGCAGCTGCAGGTCATGGCGCACGTCGCGGGCCGGCCCACGAAGGCCCTGCGCCGCCGGGCGCTGGAGCTGCTGGACGCGGTCGGCCTCGCCGACAAGGCGGACAAGCGTCCCCACCAGCTTTCCGGCGGCCAGCGCCAGCGGATCAACATCGCCCGCGCGCTGATGAACGAGCCCGCCGTGCTGCTGGTCGACGAGCCGACCAGCGCCCTCGACCACGAGCGCGGCGCGGCCGTGCTGGACCTGCTGGTCACCCTGACGCGCGAACGCTCCACCGCCACCGTGCTGGTCACCCACGACCACGCCCACCTGGATCGGATGGACCGTACGGCGACGATGACGGACGGCAGGCTGGCGGTCGGGCACCAGGATCCCGTCGCCGCGCCCTGA
- the allB gene encoding allantoinase AllB, whose amino-acid sequence MAVELVLRSTRVITPEGTRAASVAVAGGTIAAVLAHDAEVPAGARLEDFGDDVLLPGLVDTHVHVNDPGRTEWEGFWTATRAAAAGGITTILDMPLNSLPPTTTVDNLRVKQEVARAKAHVDVGFWGGALPDNVKDLAPLHDAGVYGFKCFLSPSGVDEFPELDQEQLAISLAEITGFGGLLIVHAEDPHHLDAAPVVPGPRYADFLASRPRDAENTAIGNLIAQAKRLNARVHVLHLSSSDALPLIAAAKAEGVRITVESCPHYLTLTAEEVPDGASEFKCCPPIREAANQDLLWDALADGTIDCIVSDHSPSTADLKTSDFSTAWGGISSLQLGLPAIWTEARRRGRTLEDVVRWMSAAPAALAGLSRKGAIEAGRDADFAVLAPEETFTVDPAALHHRNQVTAYAGKTLHGVVKSTWLRGTQIADHGTPTEPTGLLLERQN is encoded by the coding sequence GTGGCTGTGGAACTGGTACTGCGCTCGACGCGCGTCATCACTCCCGAGGGGACGCGCGCCGCCTCGGTCGCCGTCGCCGGCGGGACGATCGCGGCCGTGCTCGCACACGACGCCGAGGTACCGGCCGGAGCCCGGCTGGAGGACTTCGGTGACGACGTCCTGCTCCCCGGCCTGGTCGACACCCACGTCCACGTGAACGACCCCGGCCGCACCGAGTGGGAGGGCTTCTGGACGGCCACCCGCGCCGCCGCGGCCGGAGGCATCACCACGATCCTCGACATGCCCCTGAACTCCCTCCCGCCGACCACCACGGTCGACAACCTGCGCGTCAAGCAGGAGGTCGCCCGCGCCAAGGCGCACGTGGACGTCGGCTTCTGGGGCGGGGCCCTCCCGGACAACGTCAAGGACCTCGCGCCGCTGCACGACGCCGGCGTCTACGGCTTCAAGTGCTTCCTGTCGCCCTCGGGCGTGGACGAGTTCCCCGAGCTCGACCAGGAGCAGCTGGCCATCTCCCTCGCCGAGATCACCGGTTTCGGCGGCCTGCTCATCGTGCACGCGGAGGACCCGCACCACCTCGACGCCGCCCCCGTCGTCCCGGGCCCCCGGTACGCCGACTTCCTGGCCTCCCGGCCGCGCGACGCCGAGAACACCGCCATCGGCAACCTCATCGCCCAGGCGAAGCGGCTGAACGCACGCGTCCACGTCCTGCACCTGTCGTCCTCGGACGCGCTGCCGCTGATCGCCGCCGCCAAGGCCGAGGGCGTGCGGATCACCGTCGAGTCCTGCCCGCACTACCTCACCCTCACCGCCGAGGAAGTGCCCGACGGCGCCAGCGAGTTCAAGTGCTGCCCGCCCATCCGCGAGGCCGCCAACCAGGACCTCCTGTGGGACGCGCTCGCCGACGGCACCATCGACTGCATCGTCTCCGACCACTCGCCCTCCACCGCGGACCTGAAGACCAGCGACTTCTCCACCGCGTGGGGCGGCATCTCCTCCCTCCAACTGGGCCTGCCCGCCATCTGGACCGAGGCGCGCAGGCGCGGCCGGACCCTGGAGGACGTCGTCCGCTGGATGTCCGCCGCCCCGGCCGCCCTCGCCGGCCTGTCCCGAAAGGGCGCGATCGAAGCCGGCCGCGACGCCGACTTCGCCGTGCTCGCCCCCGAAGAAACGTTCACCGTGGACCCGGCCGCACTCCACCACCGCAACCAGGTCACGGCGTACGCGGGCAAGACCCTGCACGGCGTCGTGAAGTCCACCTGGCTGCGGGGCACGCAGATCGCCGACCACGGCACCCCGACCGAGCCCACGGGCCTCCTCCTCGAAAGGCAGAACTGA
- a CDS encoding sensor histidine kinase codes for MTSAAPPVPPAVCAPPAGPAPARALTPVSKVLKLCLHALLLGLLALAVGRAVADSAPRTGWVVAACVLLASVYAAGVRAPAVHRSPRAGALWLAGLGAAWAGLLAVSPDGLWIAFPLYFLELHLLRLRWGVAAVAVTACAAIGGFLAHSSVATPGAFLGPLLGGAVAVATVLGYQALYRESERRRELIEELITTRAELAAAERSAGILAERERLAREIHDTLAQGLSSIQLLLRAAERALPEGAAARPHIAQAREAAQDNLAEARRFVRALTPPDLEHGSLAAALERLCSGVPGLRVRFSLSGRPRVLPTPYEVALLRIAQSALANVVRHARAGRAEITLTFMDASVTLDIVDDGQGFDPSSAASGSGDGGFGLPAMRSRAETLGGLFTVESAPEQGTAVAVTLPLPLPLPLDHLHHSDRVEAL; via the coding sequence ATGACTTCCGCCGCTCCCCCCGTCCCGCCCGCCGTCTGTGCGCCGCCGGCCGGACCAGCCCCCGCCCGCGCCCTGACCCCCGTGTCGAAGGTGCTGAAGCTGTGCCTGCACGCCCTGCTCCTCGGGCTGCTCGCACTGGCCGTCGGCCGCGCCGTCGCCGACTCCGCGCCCCGGACCGGCTGGGTGGTCGCCGCCTGCGTGCTGCTCGCCTCCGTCTACGCGGCTGGTGTACGGGCGCCCGCCGTGCACCGTTCGCCGCGGGCCGGGGCGCTGTGGCTGGCCGGGCTCGGGGCGGCCTGGGCGGGCCTGCTGGCGGTCTCCCCCGACGGGCTGTGGATCGCCTTCCCGCTGTACTTCCTGGAGCTCCACCTGCTGCGTCTGCGCTGGGGGGTCGCGGCCGTCGCGGTGACCGCCTGCGCAGCCATCGGCGGCTTCCTCGCGCACAGCAGCGTGGCGACCCCCGGGGCCTTCCTGGGGCCGCTGCTGGGCGGTGCCGTGGCGGTGGCGACCGTACTGGGCTACCAGGCGCTGTACCGGGAGAGCGAACGCCGCCGGGAGCTGATCGAGGAGCTCATCACGACCCGGGCCGAGCTGGCCGCCGCCGAGCGAAGCGCCGGGATCCTGGCCGAGCGGGAGCGCCTGGCCCGGGAGATCCACGACACCCTCGCCCAGGGACTGTCCTCCATCCAGCTGCTGCTGCGGGCGGCCGAGCGGGCGCTGCCGGAGGGCGCCGCGGCCCGGCCGCACATCGCGCAGGCCCGCGAGGCGGCCCAGGACAACCTCGCCGAGGCGCGCCGCTTCGTACGCGCCCTCACACCGCCGGACCTGGAGCACGGCTCGCTCGCCGCGGCGCTGGAGCGGCTGTGCTCGGGGGTGCCGGGGCTGCGGGTGCGGTTCTCGCTGAGCGGCCGGCCGCGGGTGCTGCCGACCCCGTACGAGGTGGCGCTGCTGCGGATCGCCCAGTCGGCGCTGGCCAACGTGGTGCGGCACGCCCGGGCCGGGCGTGCGGAGATCACGCTGACCTTCATGGATGCCTCGGTGACCCTGGACATCGTCGACGACGGGCAGGGCTTCGACCCGTCCTCGGCCGCCTCCGGCTCGGGTGACGGCGGCTTTGGACTGCCCGCCATGCGCTCGCGCGCCGAGACGTTGGGCGGGCTCTTCACGGTGGAGTCGGCCCCGGAGCAGGGCACCGCCGTGGCCGTCACCCTGCCCCTGCCCCTGCCCCTGCCCCTGGACCATCTGCACCACTCGGACCGCGTGGAGGCCCTGTGA
- a CDS encoding DNRLRE domain-containing protein, whose protein sequence is MASRWYRRRRTLGGVAALLAVAVAVPVGVHVVGGDSGDRSGQDTPLAEYQARRLAEKTGKEVEVTAARAANTTTWARPDGSFRKEIHSSAFRAEVDGAWKPIDTDLERVEGGYAAKAVNGRVFFGGGTDQQGAGGDRASRSVSRVALRQDTPGEAWTELVRLKTDGHEMVVSWPGVLPAPVIDGPRALYENVRPGIDLVMTAQDGGYSHLLVVKDKQAAADPLLGELKYRLASPDMSFQLDAESGAVSARDAKGEEIAGSPTPMSWDSSGKVAATDGVPAWKPSETAKQHPTLGLAGLAGAEGARLRPVKAALAENTLSLAPDGSLLNDPQTVYPVFIDPSFKGHKHSWTLLYKTEGNSSFYNGQNYNASGTNEARVGYESTTGGTSRSIFNFEFGSQLQGTAILSAKVRALQTYSWSCDNKPMDIYSTPFISSSSTWNNTTGFWNWKVTSENSGYGYNSSCPDNWIAPDIKGLVTHAANSGWGAMSLGFAAPNESNPYYWKKFIANGETAPYVEIVYNTPPNIPVAANMKTFPGGPCLTSGAGTAIGKTNVTFQVQGTDRDDRTDQQNLHEIQIEVWGSDNTTVFNKWLPVNSEGFVFAEVPFDDFDDGKQYWWLARARDKDGSWSPGSGPADSGGGGWCTFTVSHSVPPNPAVDSIDFPPSGNGTDWSLHQAGTPNQTLHITGNGAKAGDVQEYQWSLNRPLFDKKATPESGGDKATITMQVDTTGPNVLYVRTVSKSGNVSGHTAYDFLVRARPGLDMPGDVTGDGHPDLLAVDANGDLLTYAGDSIGDTDAHLLATLDNGTRVSGHWKDAQTGQSALIGHSTDWFPGDGLTDIIARMPDGKLYVYPGIGTGQFDISRRMEILLPAGAPDPATLRQIVVTEDIDGDGSPDMFAIAGDVLWLFSGYSGASFSSYKKVATTVWDSRDIVGVRDISGDKIPDLLYRDNLNPNRGLVLRKGKPGANGGVDLVSLKDGASALGGQDYGYATTGWGRTAVPKILGTPDANGDGIPDIWAVDSAGKEWLYSGGTTAVGGPTGVDEDAWNTYLTIG, encoded by the coding sequence GTGGCGTCCCGTTGGTACCGGCGCCGCCGAACCCTGGGAGGCGTCGCCGCATTGCTTGCCGTCGCCGTCGCGGTGCCCGTCGGGGTGCACGTCGTGGGCGGTGATTCCGGGGACCGGTCCGGTCAGGACACGCCGCTCGCCGAATACCAAGCGCGGCGTCTCGCCGAGAAGACCGGCAAGGAGGTGGAGGTCACCGCCGCGCGTGCCGCGAACACCACGACGTGGGCCCGCCCGGACGGCTCCTTCCGCAAGGAGATCCACAGCTCGGCGTTCCGTGCCGAGGTGGATGGCGCCTGGAAGCCCATCGACACGGACCTCGAGCGCGTCGAAGGCGGCTACGCGGCCAAGGCCGTCAACGGCCGCGTCTTCTTCGGCGGGGGCACGGATCAGCAGGGTGCCGGCGGTGACCGGGCTTCACGCAGCGTGAGCCGGGTGGCACTGCGCCAGGACACACCAGGCGAGGCATGGACCGAGCTGGTGCGCCTGAAGACCGATGGTCACGAGATGGTCGTGAGCTGGCCGGGTGTACTGCCAGCACCGGTCATCGACGGTCCACGGGCGCTGTACGAGAACGTCCGTCCGGGCATCGACCTCGTGATGACCGCACAGGACGGCGGCTACTCGCACCTGTTGGTGGTCAAGGACAAGCAAGCCGCGGCCGATCCTCTGCTCGGTGAGTTGAAGTACCGCCTCGCCTCGCCCGACATGAGCTTCCAGCTGGACGCCGAGTCGGGTGCGGTCAGTGCCCGTGACGCGAAGGGCGAGGAGATCGCCGGCTCTCCCACGCCGATGTCGTGGGACTCCAGCGGCAAAGTCGCCGCGACCGACGGCGTACCGGCGTGGAAGCCGTCCGAGACGGCGAAGCAGCACCCGACGCTCGGCCTGGCCGGTCTGGCCGGAGCAGAGGGCGCCCGCCTGCGTCCGGTGAAGGCGGCCCTCGCAGAGAACACGCTCTCGCTGGCCCCGGACGGCTCCCTGCTGAACGACCCGCAGACCGTCTACCCGGTGTTTATCGACCCGTCGTTCAAGGGGCACAAGCACTCCTGGACGCTCCTCTACAAGACGGAGGGGAATTCGAGTTTCTACAACGGGCAGAACTACAACGCGAGCGGTACGAACGAAGCCCGCGTCGGATACGAGTCCACCACCGGCGGCACGTCCCGTTCCATCTTCAACTTCGAGTTCGGCAGCCAACTGCAGGGCACTGCCATCCTCTCGGCCAAGGTACGCGCATTGCAGACGTACTCGTGGTCGTGTGACAACAAGCCGATGGACATCTACTCGACTCCCTTCATCTCTTCGTCGAGTACCTGGAACAACACGACCGGTTTCTGGAACTGGAAGGTCACCAGCGAGAACTCCGGTTACGGGTACAACAGCTCGTGCCCGGACAACTGGATCGCTCCCGACATCAAGGGCCTTGTGACGCACGCCGCGAACAGCGGCTGGGGCGCCATGTCGCTGGGGTTCGCCGCCCCGAACGAGTCCAACCCGTACTACTGGAAGAAGTTCATCGCCAACGGTGAGACCGCGCCGTACGTCGAGATCGTCTACAACACTCCTCCGAACATCCCCGTCGCGGCGAACATGAAGACCTTCCCCGGCGGCCCGTGCCTGACCAGTGGTGCCGGCACCGCCATCGGCAAGACGAACGTGACCTTCCAGGTCCAGGGCACGGACCGCGATGACCGGACCGACCAGCAGAACCTTCACGAGATCCAGATCGAGGTGTGGGGCAGCGACAACACGACGGTCTTCAACAAATGGCTGCCCGTCAACAGCGAGGGCTTCGTCTTCGCGGAAGTGCCCTTCGACGACTTCGACGACGGCAAGCAGTACTGGTGGCTCGCCCGGGCCAGGGACAAGGACGGCTCCTGGTCGCCCGGAAGCGGGCCGGCCGACTCGGGTGGCGGGGGCTGGTGCACCTTCACCGTGAGCCACAGCGTGCCGCCCAACCCGGCCGTCGACTCGATCGACTTCCCGCCGAGTGGCAACGGCACCGACTGGAGCCTCCACCAGGCCGGTACTCCGAACCAAACGCTGCACATCACTGGAAACGGCGCCAAGGCGGGCGACGTCCAGGAGTACCAGTGGAGCCTGAACCGCCCACTCTTCGACAAGAAGGCCACCCCGGAGTCCGGCGGTGACAAGGCGACCATCACCATGCAGGTCGACACCACCGGTCCCAACGTCCTCTACGTCCGCACCGTCAGCAAGTCGGGCAATGTATCCGGCCACACCGCCTACGATTTCCTGGTCAGGGCCAGGCCGGGGTTGGACATGCCCGGCGATGTCACCGGCGACGGCCACCCCGACCTCCTGGCCGTCGACGCGAACGGGGACCTGCTGACCTACGCCGGTGACTCAATCGGCGACACCGACGCCCATCTCCTCGCCACTCTGGACAACGGCACGCGTGTCAGCGGTCATTGGAAGGACGCACAGACCGGGCAGTCTGCACTCATCGGCCACTCCACGGACTGGTTCCCCGGGGACGGCCTGACCGACATCATCGCGCGGATGCCCGACGGCAAGCTCTACGTGTACCCGGGCATCGGCACGGGCCAGTTCGATATCAGTCGCCGCATGGAGATCCTGCTCCCCGCAGGAGCGCCGGATCCGGCGACCCTCCGGCAGATCGTCGTTACCGAGGACATCGACGGCGACGGCTCCCCCGACATGTTCGCCATCGCCGGCGACGTGTTGTGGCTGTTCTCGGGCTATTCCGGTGCCAGCTTCAGCTCGTACAAGAAGGTGGCCACCACCGTCTGGGACTCTCGCGACATCGTCGGCGTCCGGGACATCTCTGGCGACAAGATCCCCGACCTCCTTTACCGCGACAACCTCAACCCCAACCGCGGCCTGGTACTCCGCAAGGGAAAGCCGGGCGCGAACGGCGGCGTCGACCTCGTCTCCCTCAAGGACGGAGCGAGTGCCCTGGGCGGCCAGGACTACGGCTACGCCACCACGGGTTGGGGCCGGACCGCAGTTCCGAAGATCCTCGGCACGCCCGACGCCAACGGTGACGGGATCCCGGACATCTGGGCCGTGGACAGCGCCGGCAAGGAGTGGCTCTACTCGGGCGGGACGACGGCGGTCGGCGGGCCGACCGGCGTGGACGAGGACGCCTGGAACACGTACCTCACCATCGGATAG
- the alc gene encoding allantoicase, translated as MAIPSFTGNANPYGGGDPYADYRTADFPFTQYANLAARELGAGVIAANDEFFAQRENLLISEAAHFDPEDFGHKGKVMDGWETRRRRGVSATQPWPTPEDHDWALVRLGAPGVIRGIVVDTAHFRGNMPQAVSIEATNWEGALAPTPEELQGDDVKWTTIVPRTAVGGHAANGFEVDAEQRFTHLRVNQHPDGGIARLRVYGEVLPDPKWLAALGSFDVVALENGGSVQDASNRFYSPPTNTINPGRSRKMDDGWETARRRDNGNDWIRYQLVTESEIRAVEIDTAYLKGNSAGWASLSVKTGEEGEWTEFLPRTRLQPDTNHRFVLDTPAVGTHVRIDIFPDGGFSRLRLFGSLTEAGAAALTARHQELGG; from the coding sequence GTGGCGATTCCCTCCTTCACCGGCAACGCGAACCCGTACGGAGGCGGCGACCCGTACGCGGACTACCGCACCGCGGACTTCCCCTTCACCCAGTACGCGAACCTCGCCGCCCGTGAGCTGGGCGCCGGTGTCATCGCCGCCAACGACGAGTTCTTCGCCCAGCGCGAGAACCTGCTGATCTCCGAGGCCGCGCACTTCGACCCCGAGGACTTCGGCCACAAGGGCAAGGTCATGGACGGCTGGGAGACCCGCCGCCGGCGCGGCGTCTCCGCCACCCAGCCCTGGCCGACCCCCGAGGACCACGACTGGGCACTGGTGCGGCTGGGCGCCCCCGGCGTCATCCGCGGCATCGTCGTCGACACCGCCCACTTCCGCGGCAACATGCCGCAGGCCGTCTCCATCGAGGCCACCAACTGGGAGGGCGCCCTCGCGCCGACCCCGGAGGAGCTCCAGGGCGACGACGTGAAGTGGACGACCATCGTCCCCCGCACGGCGGTCGGCGGCCACGCCGCCAACGGCTTCGAGGTCGACGCCGAACAGCGCTTCACCCACCTGCGCGTCAACCAGCACCCCGACGGCGGCATCGCCCGCCTGCGCGTCTACGGCGAGGTCCTGCCCGACCCGAAGTGGCTCGCGGCGCTCGGCTCCTTCGACGTGGTGGCGTTGGAGAACGGCGGCTCCGTGCAGGACGCCTCCAACCGCTTCTACTCCCCGCCGACCAACACCATCAACCCGGGCCGCTCCCGCAAGATGGACGACGGCTGGGAGACCGCCCGCCGCCGCGACAACGGCAACGACTGGATCCGCTACCAGCTCGTCACCGAGTCCGAGATCCGCGCCGTCGAGATCGACACCGCGTACCTCAAGGGCAACTCGGCCGGCTGGGCCTCGCTGTCGGTCAAAACCGGCGAGGAGGGCGAGTGGACGGAGTTCCTGCCGCGGACCCGCCTGCAGCCCGACACCAACCACCGCTTCGTACTGGACACCCCGGCGGTGGGCACCCACGTACGGATCGACATCTTCCCGGACGGCGGCTTCTCCCGCCTGCGCCTGTTCGGCTCCCTGACGGAGGCCGGCGCGGCGGCGCTGACCGCCCGTCACCAGGAGCTGGGCGGCTGA
- a CDS encoding ABC transporter permease, with product MFVAWRDLRFAKGRFALMGSVVLLITLLVGLLSGLTAGLARENVSAITGLPASHLAFAAPAGDQKVSFTNSLVPESAWLTWREQPGVRTAEPLGIRTANAVSGERTAAVSVFGVDPAGGLAPRDAGLAPGRVVLAEKAAKELGGLAAGARLRIGTVEVTVAAVAGTAAYSHTPVVWMDLGDWQRIGNPGTSVETLATVVAVSGSGLDLAAADRAADTRAQTVDEALGAIGSYQAENGSLQLMRGFLFAISALVIGAFFTVWTIQRSGDIAVLKALGASTPYLLRDALGQAVVMLALGTGLGTALAAGFGALISGGDVPFVLDAATVLVPAAIMIALGALGAALSIRRITAVDPLTALGSAR from the coding sequence ATGTTCGTCGCATGGAGAGATCTACGGTTCGCCAAGGGCCGCTTCGCCCTCATGGGCTCGGTCGTGCTGCTGATCACGCTGCTGGTCGGCCTGTTGTCCGGGCTCACCGCCGGCCTGGCACGGGAAAACGTCTCGGCCATCACCGGCCTGCCCGCCTCACACCTGGCCTTCGCCGCACCCGCCGGGGACCAGAAGGTGTCCTTCACCAACTCCCTGGTGCCCGAGTCGGCCTGGCTGACCTGGCGGGAGCAACCCGGAGTGCGGACGGCCGAGCCCCTCGGCATCCGCACCGCCAACGCCGTCTCGGGTGAGCGCACCGCCGCCGTTTCGGTCTTCGGCGTGGACCCCGCGGGTGGGCTCGCGCCGCGGGACGCCGGTCTCGCGCCGGGCCGGGTGGTCCTCGCGGAGAAGGCGGCGAAGGAGCTCGGCGGCCTGGCCGCCGGCGCCAGGCTCAGGATCGGTACGGTCGAAGTGACCGTGGCCGCCGTCGCCGGCACCGCCGCCTACAGCCACACGCCGGTCGTCTGGATGGACCTGGGCGACTGGCAGCGGATCGGCAACCCCGGTACCTCCGTCGAGACCCTCGCCACCGTCGTCGCGGTCTCCGGCAGCGGCCTGGACCTCGCCGCCGCCGACCGGGCCGCGGACACCCGGGCGCAGACCGTCGACGAAGCGCTGGGCGCCATAGGCTCCTACCAGGCCGAGAACGGTTCGCTCCAGCTGATGCGCGGCTTCCTCTTCGCCATCTCGGCGCTGGTCATCGGCGCCTTCTTCACGGTGTGGACCATCCAGCGCAGCGGCGACATCGCCGTCCTGAAGGCCTTGGGCGCCTCCACCCCCTACCTGCTGCGGGACGCCCTCGGCCAGGCCGTGGTGATGCTCGCCCTCGGCACCGGGCTGGGCACCGCGCTCGCCGCCGGCTTCGGCGCGCTGATCAGCGGCGGAGACGTGCCCTTCGTCCTCGACGCCGCCACGGTGCTCGTCCCCGCCGCGATCATGATCGCGCTCGGTGCGCTGGGCGCGGCCCTGTCCATCCGGCGGATCACCGCCGTCGACCCGCTGACCGCCCTCGGGAGCGCCCGATGA